In the genome of Candidatus Aegiribacteria sp., the window AGCCCTCGTCGTTGGTCTGCTGGACAAAATAGCCAGCATCGTAATCTGTACCACCGAAAGCCCTCGTCCAGGTAGTATCTCCACCGGAATCCGTTTTTATCAGATAGATGTCAGAGCTGCCACCGTAGGAATTCGTGGAACCCGCAACGACGTAGCCACCATCGGTTGTCTGCTGGACGGAGAAACCAGGATCATATTCAGTACCCCCGAAGGTTCTTGTCCACAGAGTGTCTCCACTGGAGTCCGTCTTTATAAGATAGACATCATAATCGCCTGCACCGTAAGATTCAGTATATCCCGCGATGATGTAACCCCCGTCGTTTGTCTGCTGGACGGAGTAGCCAAGATCGTAATCAGTACCCCCGATAGTTTTCGTCCATGCGGTATCAGGAGACTGGGCGTTCAAGCTCCTTGTACAGAAAATAAACACGAATCCAGCAGCAAGTACGAAATATTTCACGGTTAGATCAACTCCATTCCTCAACGAACAGGAAGTTGGCACTTCTGTTTCTCGTTACCTACAATTTTCAAACTGAACTGATGATACTATCTGCTACTCTGCCCGGTCAATTCCATGGATGACGTGTAGCTGCTTTGAACTGCACCGCAGATTGCGCCTCTCTCTCAGGAAAAGATCCTCTATAACGCTTCTGGTTACAGTTCATGCGCTGTCCGACTTGATATGAAAAAGGCTCCCGGTTAGTCGGGAGCCCTTCCATTCGTTATTTCGAAGTATCTCTACACAACACCCTGAGCCATCATGGCATCCGCGACTTTACGGAATCCGGCTGCGTTCGCGCCGAGAACGTAGTTATCAGGTTCTCCATACATTTCAGCTGCCGCTTTCGCCTGGGCGTGAATGCTGATCATGATGTTATGAAGTTTTGTGTCGACTTCTTTTCGGCTCCAGGTTGAGAAGGTGGCGTTCTGCGCCATTTCAAGACCGGAAGTAGCTACGCCGCCTGCGTTTGCAGCTTTACCCGGACCGTAGAGGATTTTATTCTCGATGAATATGTTAACTCCATCGGGAACCGTAGGCATGTTGGCGCCTTCGGAGACAAGGAAAACGCCGTTGTTCACAAGATTCTGTGCGTCCTTCGTATTGATTTCGTTCTGGGTAGCGCTTGGGAACGCGCAATCGGCCTTGTGGTTCCAGAGGGGATTGTAGTCAAGTGCAGGATCAACAGCGGTGTATACGGCGCTTGGGTACTTCTCTGCGTATTCCTTGATTCTGCCTCTGCGGTTGTTCTTGAGATCCATGATATAGGCAAGCTTCTCAGCATCGATACCCTCTTCGTCGTAGATATATCCGCTGGAATCAGACTGAGTTACAACCTTGGCGCCGAGTTCGGTGAGTTTTTCGGTTGCGTACTGGGCGACGTTTCCTGAACCGGAAACAAGGCATACTTTACCTTCATAGTTATCACCACGGGTTTTAAGCATCTCTTCGCCGAAGTATACAGCGCCGTATCCGGTTGCTTCAGGTCTTATCAGACTTCCGCCGTACTGAAGACCCTTGCCGGTGAGAACACCGCTCCACTCGTTTTTCAGTTTCTTGTACTGGCCGAAGAGGAAACCTATCTCACGACCGCCTACACCTATATCACCAGCAGGGACATCTGTGCTGGGCCCGATGTGACGGAAAAGCTCGGACATGAAACTCTGGCAGAACCGCATTACTTCAAGGTCTGACTTGCCTTTGGGGTCGAAGTCCGATCCGCCTTTACCGCCGCCCATAGGGATGGTTGTAAGGGCGTTCTTGAAAACCTGTTCAAAAGCCAGGAATTTCAGTATGCCGAGATTTACTGAGGGGTGAAAACGAAGCCCACCTTTGTAGGGTCCGATGGCGCTGTTCATTTCAATTCTGAAACCGCGGTTAACATGGACTTCACCGTCATCATCAACCCAGGGAACCCTGAACATGATTACCCGCTCGGGTTCTACTATTCTTTCAGGAATTCTGGCCTTGCGGTACTCGGGATGCTTCTCTAGGACTACCTCGAGTGATTCCAGGACTTCCTGTACGGCCTGGTGAAACTCAGGCTGTGCCGGGTCCCTCTCAACTACCTTCTGGTACAGTTCTTCGAGCATATGCCCATCCCTCCCTTCGAGGGTTTTTAGAGTTAGAACAAAAGATATTTGGGTTATTCACGATATTCATATACGCATACAAGGAATAGTAGCCTACTGATTAACAGTGGTCTTCGTCAAGTAGTATTATCGTCACAGAAAAATCTGACTACTTGACCGGGATAATCCATGGAGATATTGTGATGCAAGTATTCATTTCCCTTATTAAATAACTATTATCTGATAAATTGCATTGACCAGTTAGATGGAGGTTGTATATGTACCAGATCCTGCACAAAGAGAAACTCGGACCGGACATCTACATGTATAGATTCCGGGCACCTGATATAGCCAGATACAGAAAACCGGGCCAGTTTGTAATTGTGCGGATAGCTGAGAACGGGGAGAGAATTCCCATAACCATAGCCGATGTCGATACTGATGAAGGCAGTGTAACACTCATCGTGCAGGCTGTAGGAAAAACGACCCTCCAGATGGCTCAGATGAAAGTGGGTGATTCCATACCTACAATTACAGGGCCGCTGGGGGAACCAACACATATAGAGAAAGTCGGAAGGGTCCTCTGTGTCGGAGGAGGGATTGGTATCGCTCCCCTTTATCCTGTAGCCCGGGCAATGAAGGATATCGGTAACCATGTGACCAGCATACTTGGGGCAAGATCCTCCAACCTGCTCATACTTACCGACCTTATGAAGGAAGCAAGCCACGATCTGATAATAACCACGGATGATGGTTCGGAAGGCCGGAAGGGTCTCGTAACCGATGCAATCAGGGACCTCGTGGATACCGGTGGACACTACGATCAATGTGTAACAATGGGACCCCCGATAATGATGAAATTCGTCTGCATGCTTACTAAGGAACTGAGCATTCCAACTATCGTCAGCCTTAATCCGATTATGGTTGATGGAACCGGGATGTGCGGCTGCTGCAGAGTAACTGTGGGTGATGAGATTAAGTTCGCCTGTGTTGACGGGCCTGAATTCGATGGACATAAGGTTGATTTTGATGAACTTATGACCCGGCTATCCACCTATAGAACCGAAGAGAAGCAAGCACTGGAACGTTATTCCTCTGAAGTGGGCTGCAGGCTTGACAGTATACTGGAAGGGGGTTCACGATGAACGTTAAGGATCGGCTGAAGATACCTCCGGTTGAAATGCCCGAGCAGGATCCGGCGGTAAGGGTAAACAACGTCGATGAGGTTCCCCTTGGATACACTCCCGAAATGGCTATGCTGGAAGCGGCAAGATGCCTCCAGTGTAAAACACCCTTCTGTATTGAAGGCTGTCCTGTGGGGATCGATATTCCCGGGTTTTTGAAGCTCATCGAAGTTGGTGATTTTAAGAGCGCTATCAGAAAAATGAAGGAGAAAAACCTTCTCCCGGCAGTGTGTGGAAGGGTCTGTCCACAGGAGGAGCAGTGTCAGCTTTTTTGTACAATCGGAAAAGCCAGAAAGAATCCATGTGAATCTGTGATGATTGGCAAGCTTGAGCGGTTCATCGCCGACTGGGAAAGGGAAAATGGAGAATTTGAAACTCCACCCCCGGCACAATCTTCAGGAAAAAAAGTCGCAATTATCGGAGCGGGTCCCGCCGGTCTTACTGTCGCGGGAGATCTCGTCAAATTCGGTCATGAAGTAACGGTTTTTGAAGCGCTTCACAAGGCTGGAGGAGTTCTGGTCTATGGAATTCCGGAGTTCAGGCTTCCAAAGAGAATAGTGCAGAGTGAAGTTGATTATCTGGAAAGTCTTGGGGTGAAATTCCGGTATAACTACGTAATAGGAAAGACTATCCCTGTAGAAGTAATTGTTGATGAATTCGATGCCGTTTTCATAGGAACCGGCGCAGGTCTTCCAAGGTTTATGAGGGTTTCCGGAGAGAACCTTCTTGGAGTGCTTTCAGCTAATGAATATCTCACCCGCGCGAATCTGATGAAGGCTTACGATTTTCCACGGGCTGATACACCCATAGTCAAGGGCAAAAAGGTAATTACAGTTGGCGGCGGGAACGTTGCCATGGACTGTGCTCGAACCGCTTTAAGAATGGGAGCTGAAAGATCGCTGATAGTATATCGAAGGGCCGAGGAACAGATGCCGGCCAGGCTGGAGGAGATCCATCACGCGAAGCAGGAGGGTGTGGAATTCCATCTTCTCCAGAACCCCGTGCGGCTGGTTGGTGATGAAAAAGGATGGATAAGCGGTGCAGAGCTTATCAAGATGGAGCTGGGTGAACCCGATTCATCTGGAAGAAGGCGGCCTGTTCCGATAGACGGAAGTGAGTTCATAGAGGACACCGACGCGCTGATAGTAGCCATCGGAAACAGTCCCAACCCGCTGGTTCCCGCCTCTTTCCCCGACCTTGAAGTAACCAGATGGGGTGGGATAGTCGTTAACGAGATAACCGGTCAGACTTCGGTACAGGGTGTATTCGCCGGAGGAGATATCGTGCTGGGCGCAGCTACAGTAATCCTGGCCATGGGACACGGACGGAGGGCAGCCAGAGCAATGAACCTTTACCTCAGCTCCGGACGCTGGGTTGATCTGGACAAGGCAATGGATCTGTGCATGGCGGAAGTTCGCTGAGAAGGTGATGTTCTTGACTTTGGTGACGGTGGTGCGTAGCGTTCCACCATTCTTAATAAACCAAGCTGAATAGAGGAGGCATCAATTGAAAGGCCGCGTACTTATTATCGATGACGAGGCGGAGATTCGCCGTAACCTCACCGTAGGGCTTACACAGGAGGAATACACTGTAGTCGCCTGTCCGGACGGTATTTCCGCGATTCATGAGTTGAATCAGGCCAGAAAAAAAGGAATTGCGTACGATTATCTTGTAACGGATATATTCATGCCTGATATCGACGGTCTTAAAATACTTAAGGTTATAAAGAATCAGTATCCTGATCTTCCTGTTCTTGTTATTACAGGGTTCGGCGATGAAAGACTGATGCTGACAGCCCTGTCCGAGCATAATACGGGATACCTTGACAAACCCTTTGAGATAT includes:
- the gdhA gene encoding NADP-specific glutamate dehydrogenase → MLEELYQKVVERDPAQPEFHQAVQEVLESLEVVLEKHPEYRKARIPERIVEPERVIMFRVPWVDDDGEVHVNRGFRIEMNSAIGPYKGGLRFHPSVNLGILKFLAFEQVFKNALTTIPMGGGKGGSDFDPKGKSDLEVMRFCQSFMSELFRHIGPSTDVPAGDIGVGGREIGFLFGQYKKLKNEWSGVLTGKGLQYGGSLIRPEATGYGAVYFGEEMLKTRGDNYEGKVCLVSGSGNVAQYATEKLTELGAKVVTQSDSSGYIYDEEGIDAEKLAYIMDLKNNRRGRIKEYAEKYPSAVYTAVDPALDYNPLWNHKADCAFPSATQNEINTKDAQNLVNNGVFLVSEGANMPTVPDGVNIFIENKILYGPGKAANAGGVATSGLEMAQNATFSTWSRKEVDTKLHNIMISIHAQAKAAAEMYGEPDNYVLGANAAGFRKVADAMMAQGVV
- a CDS encoding sulfide/dihydroorotate dehydrogenase-like FAD/NAD-binding protein, which codes for MYQILHKEKLGPDIYMYRFRAPDIARYRKPGQFVIVRIAENGERIPITIADVDTDEGSVTLIVQAVGKTTLQMAQMKVGDSIPTITGPLGEPTHIEKVGRVLCVGGGIGIAPLYPVARAMKDIGNHVTSILGARSSNLLILTDLMKEASHDLIITTDDGSEGRKGLVTDAIRDLVDTGGHYDQCVTMGPPIMMKFVCMLTKELSIPTIVSLNPIMVDGTGMCGCCRVTVGDEIKFACVDGPEFDGHKVDFDELMTRLSTYRTEEKQALERYSSEVGCRLDSILEGGSR
- the gltA gene encoding NADPH-dependent glutamate synthase → MNVKDRLKIPPVEMPEQDPAVRVNNVDEVPLGYTPEMAMLEAARCLQCKTPFCIEGCPVGIDIPGFLKLIEVGDFKSAIRKMKEKNLLPAVCGRVCPQEEQCQLFCTIGKARKNPCESVMIGKLERFIADWERENGEFETPPPAQSSGKKVAIIGAGPAGLTVAGDLVKFGHEVTVFEALHKAGGVLVYGIPEFRLPKRIVQSEVDYLESLGVKFRYNYVIGKTIPVEVIVDEFDAVFIGTGAGLPRFMRVSGENLLGVLSANEYLTRANLMKAYDFPRADTPIVKGKKVITVGGGNVAMDCARTALRMGAERSLIVYRRAEEQMPARLEEIHHAKQEGVEFHLLQNPVRLVGDEKGWISGAELIKMELGEPDSSGRRRPVPIDGSEFIEDTDALIVAIGNSPNPLVPASFPDLEVTRWGGIVVNEITGQTSVQGVFAGGDIVLGAATVILAMGHGRRAARAMNLYLSSGRWVDLDKAMDLCMAEVR